The Arvicola amphibius unplaced genomic scaffold, mArvAmp1.2, whole genome shotgun sequence region ttttgcttttaatGATCACATTCACTTTTCAGGTAAGGAAATTGTGTCTTTCTAATCCTCTTCATTGTCTTACTCTCGATGGCCATGTAAGAGCTCCTCTGGGCAATGGATGATTTTCCACCCCTCTGTTCAAAGTGACCAGATCTTGCACTGAGTACATTTCACGCTATTTCCTTtgacctcccctcccctttgccTATTCAGTTCTATCACACACATGATTCTTATATTCTGGAGTATAGTTCAAAAGTTCTTTGTGCAAGTGGGCCTCTGTGAAGCTAGCCATGACAGGAAGTTCTACCCTGCTCCTATTTTGCTGCCTGCCTCTCATATTCACCAACTACACAATGGATCTGACTATGACTCTTCTGTGTGTGATGATCCCAGCCCCTGATCCGCCTACTCCACCTCCACTGCTACAATTCCTACAGTGGCTATCCCACTCCTGGAAATCCTCTGACTAGCCTGTTGGATTCCTAGGTGCACCTCAAGGCTATTTCTGTGCTATGTACCATTGGCAGGAATGCCATCCTTATTTCCTTCATTGCAACACAGCTTAAAGCTCCGGGTGTCTGCAGTGTTTGCTTATTATGTGTTCCTCTTTTTCTATAGACCCACCCTTCCCCTAGTCTTACTTCCTGGTCAGCAACGTGAGCTTATGACCCTACTCAGTATTATGTATCTTGTTCTTAACTTCTGTGGTGACTATCCCTCCTCTCTTTATACCACAAGCTGCTGGGTATTCTCAACTGCTTCCCCTAAAACGTCCTTAAGACACTCAGGTCAGCCTGctggtggtggcaaacacctttagtcccagcacttgggaggcagaggcaggcggatctctgtgagtttgaggctagcctggtctacaagagctagttccaggacaggccccaaagctacaaacaaaccctgtcttgaaccccccccaaaaagacaCCCTGGGAATCTTCAGCTAATCACACTGTTTCTCAGATAAACCCATCTGTGAACATTCCACTATACAGGCACAGTGGTATTGGGCGAGGAAGCAGAGCAACTCTACTGGGATGATTAGAGCCTTGGGCTCTATTGATAGGAAGTTCCTCAGAGCAGCACTAGGCAAGGGAAAATAAAGGACCAAATGCCCCATCCTAAAACAACATAAGTAAAGCTCTGGAGATTCCCAACTCAACATCCTGCAAGTCTGTCTAACAATTCTTCAACATAACATAGAATTGGACATGAaaactttattgttttcttctgtttctgagcTTCCACGATTTTATGTAACCCACTGGTTCCCAGGAAGTATCAGTTTTTCCATTGGTGCAATCAGGGTACAAATAAAAAGTTGATAAACTTAAATAGGTAAAAAAGAATGTCTTCTTGGCTGTGACAATTGTCATAACGAAGTGTGTCATTTCATAGTGTAGGCAAATGTAGTTTTTTTCTGGCctgggacacagaagaaaaacaataatttctttggaaattgttttaaagaagaaatccAGTTATAACTTCTTAGAAATCCAAAGTCATTGTGAATTCTGATGAGGAAATCAGAGGTTTACTCTAActtatatagttttactatagtcttatgtttattttccttttgtcatGCCTGTGATGAACATTTTAGATGTGTTGTTCCATCTCTGAATGCTATGAACCATCATCAGtaaaatgaactgagaaagtgGTGATAAAATGGGAGGCAAATCACAAGCCTTGGTCTTAATAATCgtatagagaaaaaaacaaaatggaatctGATGTTGGAGTATGGAGATTGCAGATTTTATTCCATTCCCATTGAAATTCCACAGCCAGTtttatctttgaaagatttgagtTGTGCTTTGATtaagaaagatttgttttcttaatactACCTTCCAAGATGCTGATATTAAAGTGTGGATGAGAGAACTTTGAATGTAGTGGGTTTCCTCACAGATCCCTAGTGATCTGAAGAGTGTGTGGTCGTGAGGAAAAGACGCAGGATGCGCTGCCGGATCTCCTTTGTTTTCACTCCATAGACGATGGGGTTGAGCACAGGAGGAATGAGCAGATAGATGTTAGCCATaacaacaggaaggagagagtcacGCCTCTTGCTAAAACGGTGCACCATTGACAATCCAATGAAAGGCACATAGAATATGAAAACTGCGCACACATGAGAGACACAAGTGCCGAACGCTTTTGCCTGGGCTTCACGTGTCAAGCCCAGCACAGTCTTAAGGATGAGCAAATATGAGAAGGAGATTAGAAGCAAGTCCAAGCCAATGGCAGAGATAATAACAATGAGGCCATAGATGACATTGACACGGATGTCTGCACAGGCCAACTTCATGACATCTTGGTGTAGGCAGTAGGAATGAGAAAGGGTATTGGAACGGCAGAAAGGCAATCTTTTGATGAAGACAGGTAAGGGTGCCATTAATGCAGCACCTCTGACCACAGCAGCCACGCCAATCTTGGCAACACGAGGCAATGTAAGCACAGTGGCATGGCGTAGAGGgtggcagatggccacatagcgatcaAAGGCCATGGCCAGCAGCACCGTGGACTCCATGCCAGATAAGGAATGGATGGCAAACATCTGTACCAGACAAGCATCAAACTGGATGGTAGTGGAATTGAACCAGAAAATGGCCATCATTTTTGGCATAGATGAGGTGGAAATGAGGATGTCTAGGCCAGAAAGCATGCAGAGAAAGATATACATGGGCTCATGTAGGCTGTGCTCTGTCCTCACAATGTAGATGATTGTCAAGTTACCTAGCACAACAATAAGGTAGAGGGAGCACAGTGGGAAAGCCAACCAGAACTGAGCCTCTTCTAATCCTGGGAGTCCTATTAAGATGAAATACGTGGCACTGGGTTCACTGCTGTTGATGGCCACCATACTGAAGGAACTGAGGTGTAGCTAGCACCCTGCAGGTTGAAGCTGAAAGACAAAGACAAGTCATTGTTAGGTCCTCTAGAATCTCAAACCAGACAGTCCCTGATCCTAGTGTCCTATTCTCTAACAAAACTCTAATCCCATTGCCTTTCTAAACTCTGAAACTACACTAAATTTCATCTAACCATGAACCAAGTCCAAGATGAAAATTCACTGAATTCTACTTGCTAATCCTGCCTATATATCAAGTGAAAGACAaccctctgatattatttatcaTTTAGTCCTCAAACTAAAAAAACTACATCCTCTGTAGTATCTTATATTCCCCATACTTAATATTGATCATATTACTCATATTAGCCATTGTCAGACTCTGGAAAATGAAACTATGGATAGAGAAACACTAAATAAATTATTGTAATTATGACCAATTTCATCAGCCCATTCTAAGGTGATTATCATACAAATGCATCAGGGGCACAACACCTGTTTGACCTGTGAGAAATGGGAGGGTTTATAAGAGAGTTTGATTCAATCTGTTAGGAGAAAAGAAGTTCAAGCAGAGAACTGTCGTTAATCTACTACAGGCAAAGAGGCAAAGCCATTAGTACCTCTCACTCTTCTGAATTGTATTTGCAGTGGCACAGCTCCCTGCTTCTTAATCCTGCTCTTCTCCTACCTGAtgcttttcatctctctctgttcACCAGTTCCTGTTATTCCTTCTCCATCTTCACCCTCCTCCTCTTGACTCTTAACAATACCTTTAAATGGCAATCCTATACAAAGATTTTTCTTTGGTGTTCTTTGTCTATACTTTCTTTCCTGACTACCTCAATCTCTTTAATAGTAAATCTACTTTTCTCTCTATAAACCCTTGACCCCAAGTATATTGATGTCTGAGTTCTTTTTGGAGCCTATACATATAATCTAAAAGAGACTACCTGGTTGTCTCTCAAGCACGTAAATTCTTCTTGTCCATAGACTAAAATCCCAGAGTCAATACCGTATCATTGTGAAGACACTGAGCTTCAGAATCGGTCCTGCATAAATCCTAGTTGTGAGCACTGTCAGCTAGGGAAAGTCATCTGCTACTCCTAGGCCTCGGTCTCCTCATCACTGAAATCATATCGATAACAGCTCCTGTCCAATGAGAACACTGTGAGGATGAAATGAGATGGCGGATGTTGTGTTTAAATGATGCCTCTCATACAGTGAGTACAATAATTACAATGTTGCTCCTTTATTCCTTGATGATGATCACATGTCACACAAGCTAGGTCCCATGATGCTGGCTGCTGTGCTCTGAGCTTGCTCATCCGCAGGACACCAGTTCTGACCAGATGATATTGCCTGTAGTAAAATACCCAGGGAAGGGCTGGAGGCATGGCTCAACTGacagtgtgcttgcctagcatgcaggaaaccctgggtttgatcccacaTTTATTCTTCAAGCCCttgcttattttttctctcttatgtTACTTTCTCTAAGCTCCTTTCCCTGGATAATCAACCATTTCCTGTCTACATTCCCAAACAACTCTGTTTGGGTCTCTTTTTACGCACTGACTCTCCTGGTAATAATTATTTCTCCCCAATCCTAAATCCCTTAGTATCAAGGCTATTACTACATTTATTAATTAGCATCTAATTATACTCATTCATAATGAAATGAATTTTAGTAATAGCAGCATCCTTTGGAGAACATCCGATGAAGATCATACAGGCAAGGGGTAAGTAGGACTGCCAGATACCTGAACTTCAGAgattggagaggcaggaaagaacaTACACAATGTCAGTTCTGGGTAGTCTTAAAGGGAAAAACAGAAATCTTTAGGAACAAACAAAACCCGCAGGGATTCAAAGATCatatgagaaaataagaaaaaatagaataagggagtgggggagaaaggaagaagagaaagaagcaaaagctCTCAAAGCTGCTGCAATGTCTCGGCTCTGAGAAGAACAAAGAGGATGCAGCACCATCTGTGCCTGAGGacagattcagcacatctgtgcCAGAGGACAGATGCAGCACATCTGTGCCTGAGGACAGGTATCACCTAGGGTCCCTAACCCGGGGGCACTAACCAGAAGAGACTGCAGAACTCCAGAGGGCCAGCTAGCTATCCGTGCCACCCAGCAGTTCACATGAACAGACATGGAAAAGGTGGCAGGTTGccaagattaaaatatattgcattAGGAAGCAAACTGGGGAAAagccatgtgtgcacatgggaaaTGTTACGGCCTCTGCGAGCATGGTGACACTATGAGTAGGCTCCTTTGGGGAAGAAACAGAGTCTCGAGTTCAACCCTTGGGGtagtaaattattaaattattaataataataacttccTGGTGCTGATGTGAATTTATGTGAGATCAGCTATATCAAAGGCATTATATAACTATCAAAAAGCTCATAACATTGAAAATATAtcaaatgaaattttcttttttacagtgtTCTTTAATCTTCACTCAATATATTTATGTGCTTATTCTATgcatatacccatacacacatgtatgaatataCTGAATTTCTCACAGGGGTAAGAGTGGACCCTGGTGGAGAGATGCCAGAAAtcaaaagaggaaagagtcagtcagCCTGGAAGGGAGGCAGCTCAAAATAAAATCTGGACCTTAGAACCTGTGGAGATGAGAAATGAAGGAATGAAAAGGGGCCCTGGCAGTCccttcagactgcacagtgctgcCAGTTCCTACAGCTCTCCAAAGGATAACAGAAGGGACAACTTCAGGAAGCCCTGTGGACCCAGCACCGGTCCACATTACTTCTACCCAAACTCACTCAAGATGGTCAGGAGCTTCCAAGCAAGTTagaacaaaatcattttatttagaaaatggaacaaaactaaataaacaaagattctccctccctccctccctccctccctccctccctccctccctcccctctcctctctctctctctctctctctctctctctctctctctctctctctctctctctctctctctctctctcctaatacCAAAGGAGTAACCTTGATCTTAATTTTTCCCTAAAATGTCACATTAGCTTAGTGAGTCATGGGATGTTTGTCGGGGAACTATTTGTGCATCTTACCTTTTCTCAGGACTCAGAGCAGCGGCGGACCCCACTGTGCAGTCTAAATTCACTCTGGGGTCTCAGCCTTTAAAGTGCTCCCTCTGATACCAGCTCAGTTCTTCTTGCCAGCCCACCCCGCATTCCTCGCCAGAAATACTGCCATTCTTATAGACCCATGGGAAAGTTggcagaaaggaaaacaacagcTAAGTGCCCTCTCTTC contains the following coding sequences:
- the LOC119805735 gene encoding olfactory receptor 51E1; the encoded protein is MVAINSSEPSATYFILIGLPGLEEAQFWLAFPLCSLYLIVVLGNLTIIYIVRTEHSLHEPMYIFLCMLSGLDILISTSSMPKMMAIFWFNSTTIQFDACLVQMFAIHSLSGMESTVLLAMAFDRYVAICHPLRHATVLTLPRVAKIGVAAVVRGAALMAPLPVFIKRLPFCRSNTLSHSYCLHQDVMKLACADIRVNVIYGLIVIISAIGLDLLLISFSYLLILKTVLGLTREAQAKAFGTCVSHVCAVFIFYVPFIGLSMVHRFSKRRDSLLPVVMANIYLLIPPVLNPIVYGVKTKEIRQRILRLFLTTTHSSDH